The Styela clava chromosome 13, kaStyClav1.hap1.2, whole genome shotgun sequence genome has a window encoding:
- the LOC144431438 gene encoding arylsulfatase-like — protein MGVRHGNYKLHYHTMGDLPIPSGCGSTQGDFACYDGADIHEWNPPLVFDFTKLPGEREKSREDPTDPNTIEVVNQIAQLVAEHEATFTGIAQPELDKSGHKSLIPCCDPSAGCVCNYNY, from the exons ATGGGAGTCCGCCATGGAAACTACAAACTGCATTACCACACTATGGGCGATTTGC CGATACCATCGGGATGTGGTTCAACACAGGGAGATTTTGCTTGCTATGATGGTGCCGATATTCATGAATGGAATCCTCCTCTCGTGTTTGATTTTACGAAACTACCTGGTGAGCGAGAAAAGAGCAGAGAAGACCCCACCGATCCAAATACAATAGAAGTTGTAAACCAAATTGCTCAACTTGTTGCTGAACACGAAGCCACTTTCACCGGTATTGCTCAACCAGAGTTAGATAAATCTGGGCATAAATCCTTGATTCCTTGCTGTGATCCTTCTGCAGGGTGTGTTTGCAattataattactaa